The following coding sequences lie in one Hoplias malabaricus isolate fHopMal1 chromosome 14, fHopMal1.hap1, whole genome shotgun sequence genomic window:
- the LOC136666225 gene encoding uncharacterized protein isoform X3, whose translation MTLAKASGMPGLECEHLRRVPHAHPYVAPQTMKHGSIDLMHEKGLISSSRKEECVLINQTAHTEGSCTVFPIFYEEHGYSGRYTYFSVYTGKNGRWCVYGRTRVTFDKLSGCWYCLCKGTKKQYRCIHIYLSMWWLYQEREDLLVECTQSASEGDSFEEEEEDADICLERKDGLTKKQIVDMTTYLWQMKRIPENLPQELKIWVSPLPAWFEPTETTCPYCPGPTPPGLTEMVIVTKNAIIYDLESIQKGVTVCVKKCLICRTPVRFQDFTTGFHNFNNRILLTIRFCSMMTSALKSNTAIGRFLSMMEDLLNVKIHHNTLRKAFFHFWAMTSYHYDFSCVRCGHEPPVLIADANWKVAFDLPASTVSEQFT comes from the exons ATGACTCTGGCAAAAGCAAGTGGAATGCCAGGTCTCGAGTGTGAACATTTGAGAAGAGTCCCACATGCACATCCATATGTGGCCCCACAAACCATGAAACATGGATCTATTGACTTAATGCATGAAAAAGGCTTAATTTCCAGTTCTAGGAAAGAGGAGTGTGTCCTCATCAACCAGACAGCACACACAGAGGGAAGCTGCACAGTTTTCCCCATTTTCTATGAAGAGCATGGTTACTCAGGCAGGTACACATATTTCTCTGTATATACAGGCAAAAATGGACGTTGGTGTGTTTATGGAAGGACTAGAGTGACTTTTGACAAACTATCTGGCTGCTGGTATTGCCTTTGTAAAGGCACCAAGAAACAGTACCGATGTATTCACATCTATTTGAGTATGTGGTGGCTTTATCAAGAGAGAGAGGATTTGTTGGTTGAATGTACCCAATCAGCCAGTGAGGGAGACAGTtttgaagaggaggaggaggatgcaGACATTTGTTTGGAGAGAAAAGATGGCCTCACAAAAAAACAGATAGTAGACATGACCACATATCTCTGGCAGATGAAAAGAATACCTGAGAATTTGCCACAGGAATTAAAGATTTGGGTCAGTCCTCTGCCAGCGTGGTTTGAGCCTACAGAAACAACATGTCCATACTGCCCTGGGCCAACGCCACCTGGCCTCACAGAAATGGTGATTGTTACCAAAAATGCAATCATCTATGACCTAGAGTCTATTCAGAAAG gtgtcactgtgtgtgtgaaaaagtgcCTGATCTGCAGGACTCCTGTAAGATTTCAGGACTTCACAACGGGATTTCATAATTTCAACAACAGAATTCTTTTGACTATCCGTTTCTGTTCAATGATGACATCAGCCctcaag TCAAACACAGCTATCGGACGTTTTTTGTCTATGATGGAGGACCTCCTAAACGTGAAGATACATCACAACACGCTGAGAAAAGCCTTCTTCCATTTTTGGGCAATGACTAGTTATCACTATGACTTCTCTTGTGTACGCTGTGGCCATGAACCACCTGTTTTAATTGCTGATGCCAATTGGAAAGTGGCCTTTGACTTGCCTG CATCTACAGTTTCTGAACAGTTTACCTGA
- the LOC136666225 gene encoding uncharacterized protein isoform X1 produces MTLAKASGMPGLECEHLRRVPHAHPYVAPQTMKHGSIDLMHEKGLISSSRKEECVLINQTAHTEGSCTVFPIFYEEHGYSGRYTYFSVYTGKNGRWCVYGRTRVTFDKLSGCWYCLCKGTKKQYRCIHIYLSMWWLYQEREDLLVECTQSASEGDSFEEEEEDADICLERKDGLTKKQIVDMTTYLWQMKRIPENLPQELKIWVSPLPAWFEPTETTCPYCPGPTPPGLTEMVIVTKNAIIYDLESIQKGVTVCVKKCLICRTPVRFQDFTTGFHNFNNRILLTIRFCSMMTSALKSNTAIGRFLSMMEDLLNVKIHHNTLRKAFFHFWAMTSYHYDFSCVRCGHEPPVLIADANWKVAFDLPVNLLKRPCTDNIQQSDLTVNVDERWSSLEKELIATGFCYDTRARNPFSSDLSYSAFAQWIGVA; encoded by the exons ATGACTCTGGCAAAAGCAAGTGGAATGCCAGGTCTCGAGTGTGAACATTTGAGAAGAGTCCCACATGCACATCCATATGTGGCCCCACAAACCATGAAACATGGATCTATTGACTTAATGCATGAAAAAGGCTTAATTTCCAGTTCTAGGAAAGAGGAGTGTGTCCTCATCAACCAGACAGCACACACAGAGGGAAGCTGCACAGTTTTCCCCATTTTCTATGAAGAGCATGGTTACTCAGGCAGGTACACATATTTCTCTGTATATACAGGCAAAAATGGACGTTGGTGTGTTTATGGAAGGACTAGAGTGACTTTTGACAAACTATCTGGCTGCTGGTATTGCCTTTGTAAAGGCACCAAGAAACAGTACCGATGTATTCACATCTATTTGAGTATGTGGTGGCTTTATCAAGAGAGAGAGGATTTGTTGGTTGAATGTACCCAATCAGCCAGTGAGGGAGACAGTtttgaagaggaggaggaggatgcaGACATTTGTTTGGAGAGAAAAGATGGCCTCACAAAAAAACAGATAGTAGACATGACCACATATCTCTGGCAGATGAAAAGAATACCTGAGAATTTGCCACAGGAATTAAAGATTTGGGTCAGTCCTCTGCCAGCGTGGTTTGAGCCTACAGAAACAACATGTCCATACTGCCCTGGGCCAACGCCACCTGGCCTCACAGAAATGGTGATTGTTACCAAAAATGCAATCATCTATGACCTAGAGTCTATTCAGAAAG gtgtcactgtgtgtgtgaaaaagtgcCTGATCTGCAGGACTCCTGTAAGATTTCAGGACTTCACAACGGGATTTCATAATTTCAACAACAGAATTCTTTTGACTATCCGTTTCTGTTCAATGATGACATCAGCCctcaag TCAAACACAGCTATCGGACGTTTTTTGTCTATGATGGAGGACCTCCTAAACGTGAAGATACATCACAACACGCTGAGAAAAGCCTTCTTCCATTTTTGGGCAATGACTAGTTATCACTATGACTTCTCTTGTGTACGCTGTGGCCATGAACCACCTGTTTTAATTGCTGATGCCAATTGGAAAGTGGCCTTTGACTTGCCTG TGAATCTCCTGAAGAGACCATGCACTGACAATATTCAACAAAGTGACCTTACAGTAAATGTTGATGAGAGATGGTCATCACTGGAAAAGGAACTCATTGCTACAGGTTTTTGTTATG ACACAAGAGCGAGAAATCCTTTCTCCAGTGATCTCTCCTATTCTGCGTTTGCCCAATGGATTGGAGTGGCATGA
- the LOC136666225 gene encoding uncharacterized protein isoform X2, translating into MNIISIKDLQTLCPAENLAADSEGALLPQPWLTDDAVNTRIAQLVSNTQNVVMLPTFIFICWWRDWITEKKISSRNLSYLKDIKPSDTVIFPRCVQNDDNPETGNHYILWVFSGRVHELRVYDSMGLYRDIPNQQMDMLCHAFSQTWNLADWTVCYPSQWLQSSRDTNNCGVFVCTMAEMELKSCSLATEVVGRSQMEHMRKYHAAALAEGVQIEDSMRFPSKTQCMAGALQVCCYQSVGEKGTLYSKVVQVLWVQCDLCLGWLHMDCAGVSEAEVKKGKFRCGCDIPQPYTFDSKIKALKQGVDGLISDTEIKALHDALQTEEKKSSRFYLWKHPEVSLKLKQCLKPKQCSFSDDNLVKLADKIRAAVKPENSLESLDYIFDVMLPEVTLATFMKHLNICRYAGEVLMASGQVLLL; encoded by the exons ATGAATATAATCTCAATCAAGGACCTGCAAACACTGTGCCCAGCAGAGAACCTTGCAGCTGATTCAGAGGGTGCACTACTCCCTCAGCCATGGCTGACTgatgat GCAGTTAACACAAGAATTGCACAGCTTGTGTCTAATACACAGAAT GTTGTCATGCTTCcgacattcatttttatttgctgGTGGAGGGACTGGATCACTGAGAAAAAAATCTCCTCTCGCAATTTATCCTACCTGAAG GACATTAAGCCCAGTGACACTGTTATTTTTCCTCGTTGTGTTCAAAATGATGACAACCCCGAAACTGGCAATCACTACATTTTGTGG GTGTTTTCTGGACGAGTTCACGAGCTGCGGGTCTATGACTCCATGGGGCTTTATAGAGACATTCCAAATCAGCAGATGGATATGTTGTG TCATGCATTTAGTCAAACATGGAACCTGGCTGACTGGACAGTCTGTTATCCATCCCAGTGGCTACAGAGCTCCAGGGATACCAACAACTGTGGAGTTTTCGTTTGCACT ATGGCAGAGATGGAGTTGAAGAGTTGCAGCTTGGCCACAGAGGTCGTAGGGAGGTCTCAAATGGAGCATATGCGAAAATATCACGCAGCAGCACTAGCTGAAGGTGTCCAGATAGAG GATTCCATGAGGTTTCCTAGTAAAACACAGTGCATGGCTGGTGCCTTGCAAGTATGTTGTTATCAGAGTGTTGGGGAAAAGGG GACACTATACTCGAAGGTGGTACAGGTGCTTTGGGTTCAGTGTGACCTATGTTTGGGATGGCTGCACATGGACTGCGCTGGTGTGTCTGAGGCAGAGGTCAAAAAAGGGAAATTCAGATGTGGCTGTGACATACCACAGCCCTATACATTTGACAG TAAAATCAAAGCACTGAAGCAGGGAGTTGATGGTCTGATCTCAGATACAGAAATAAAG GCTCTGCATGATGCTCTGcagacagaggaaaaaaagtCAAGTCGTTTCTACCTCTGGAAGCATCCAGAAGTGTCACTGAAGTTAAAGCAGTGTTTGAAACCTAAGCAATGCAGTTTTAGTGATGACAAT CTTGTCAAACTGGCAGACAAGATAAGAGCAGCAGTCAAACCTGAGAACAGCCTTGAAAGTTTGGATTACATCTTTGATGTGATGCTCCCTGAA GTGACTCTTGCCACCTTCATgaaacatttgaacatttgcCGATATGCTGGAGAAGTGTTGATGGCTTCTGGTCAAGTTCTGttactttaa